From the genome of Aliidongia dinghuensis, one region includes:
- a CDS encoding ABC transporter ATP-binding protein has protein sequence MTFLEINNIQKSFGDNVVVHDFDFAAQRGEFVSLLGPSGCGKTTVLRMVAGFERQTAGTVSLDGKDISQLPANQRNVGMVFQAYALFPNMTVAQNIAFGLKIAKRPADEIAVRVREMLDLIKLPALGDRYPFQLSGGQQQRVALARALAVRPKMLLLDEPLSALDAKIRVALRDEIRSVQRELGITTLFVTHDQEEALSISDRIVVMSAGRIEQIGTPFEIYNRPRTRFVASFVGVLNLLEGRITDPASGRIEVDGRELVVAGGFPKGQTGDAATLALRPEAITIGSGGEGANHLDGHVEEVGFQGSVVRIRVRCNDRMISLDSFNSRAAPPPERGTPVTLSFSHDVQVLEPA, from the coding sequence ATGACTTTCCTTGAGATCAACAATATCCAGAAGAGCTTCGGCGACAATGTCGTCGTGCATGACTTCGATTTTGCGGCCCAGCGCGGCGAGTTCGTGTCGCTCTTGGGCCCCTCCGGCTGCGGCAAGACCACGGTGCTGCGCATGGTCGCCGGCTTCGAGCGGCAGACGGCCGGTACCGTCAGCCTGGACGGCAAGGACATCTCGCAACTGCCGGCGAACCAGCGCAACGTCGGCATGGTGTTCCAGGCCTACGCGCTGTTTCCCAACATGACCGTCGCGCAGAATATCGCCTTCGGCCTCAAGATCGCCAAACGCCCGGCCGACGAGATCGCGGTGCGCGTCCGCGAGATGCTCGACCTGATCAAGCTGCCGGCGCTGGGCGACCGCTATCCGTTCCAGCTTTCGGGCGGCCAGCAGCAGCGGGTGGCGCTCGCACGTGCGCTCGCAGTCAGGCCCAAGATGCTGCTGCTCGACGAGCCCCTGTCGGCGCTCGATGCCAAGATCCGTGTGGCGCTGCGCGACGAGATCCGGTCGGTCCAGCGCGAACTCGGCATCACCACCCTGTTCGTCACCCACGACCAGGAGGAGGCGCTGTCGATCTCGGACCGTATCGTCGTGATGAGCGCGGGTCGGATCGAGCAGATCGGCACGCCTTTCGAGATCTACAACCGGCCGCGCACGCGTTTTGTCGCCTCCTTCGTCGGCGTGCTCAATCTGCTGGAGGGCCGGATCACCGATCCCGCGTCGGGCCGGATCGAGGTCGACGGCCGCGAGCTGGTCGTGGCTGGCGGCTTTCCCAAGGGCCAGACCGGCGATGCCGCGACACTGGCGCTCCGGCCCGAGGCGATCACGATCGGCTCCGGCGGCGAGGGTGCCAATCATCTCGACGGCCATGTCGAGGAAGTCGGTTTCCAGGGCTCGGTCGTGCGCATCCGCGTGCGCTGCAACGACCGGATGATCTCGCTCGACAGCTTCAACAGCCGCGCCGCCCCGCCTCCGGAGCGTGGCACGCCGGTCACCCTGTCCTTCTCGCACGACGTCCAGGTGCTGGAGCCAGCGTGA
- a CDS encoding transposase domain-containing protein, with product MPVLPGKQARNDLDSEAYLRETLAKIAEGHPIRRIDELLPWVQQGLCHGTPGA from the coding sequence ATCCCTGTACTACCCGGCAAGCAAGCGCGCAACGACCTCGACTCCGAGGCTTATCTACGCGAAACGCTCGCCAAGATCGCTGAAGGACACCCGATCCGCCGGATCGACGAACTCCTGCCTTGGGTGCAACAGGGGCTCTGTCATGGGACCCCTGGCGCGTAG
- the ppa gene encoding inorganic diphosphatase, producing the protein MRLDAIPIGDNPPEDINVVVEVAIGGEPIKYEMNKAAGTLFVDRFLYTPMRYPGNYGFVPHTLSLDGDPIDVLVANTRPIVPGAVINVSPVGVLKMEDDGGGDEKIIAVPSPTLTKRYLKISNYTDLPEITLEQIWHFFEHYKDLEEGKWVKVAGWGDAAEARQLISEAIERAKRS; encoded by the coding sequence ATGCGCCTCGACGCCATTCCCATCGGCGACAATCCCCCGGAAGATATCAACGTCGTCGTTGAGGTCGCGATTGGCGGCGAGCCCATAAAATACGAAATGAACAAGGCGGCGGGGACATTGTTCGTCGACCGGTTCCTGTACACGCCAATGCGTTACCCAGGGAACTATGGATTCGTTCCGCATACGCTGTCGCTGGATGGTGACCCGATCGACGTGCTGGTCGCCAACACACGGCCAATCGTGCCCGGTGCCGTCATCAACGTCAGCCCCGTCGGCGTCTTGAAGATGGAGGATGATGGCGGCGGCGACGAGAAGATCATCGCGGTTCCGTCTCCCACGCTGACGAAACGCTACCTGAAGATTTCGAACTACACCGATCTGCCGGAGATCACGCTCGAGCAAATCTGGCACTTCTTCGAGCATTACAAGGATCTCGAGGAAGGCAAATGGGTCAAGGTCGCCGGGTGGGGTGATGCGGCGGAGGCTCGACAATTGATCAGCGAGGCGATCGAAAGGGCGAAACGTTCTTGA